The following coding sequences lie in one Arabidopsis thaliana chromosome 3, partial sequence genomic window:
- a CDS encoding RING/U-box superfamily protein (RING/U-box superfamily protein; FUNCTIONS IN: zinc ion binding; LOCATED IN: plasma membrane; EXPRESSED IN: 25 plant structures; EXPRESSED DURING: 14 growth stages; CONTAINS InterPro DOMAIN/s: Zinc finger, RING-type (InterPro:IPR001841), Zinc finger, C3HC4 RING-type (InterPro:IPR018957); BEST Arabidopsis thaliana protein match is: Zinc finger, C3HC4 type (RING finger) family protein (TAIR:AT4G11680.1); Has 9287 Blast hits to 9262 proteins in 268 species: Archae - 0; Bacteria - 6; Metazoa - 2550; Fungi - 691; Plants - 4858; Viruses - 35; Other Eukaryotes - 1147 (source: NCBI BLink).) produces the protein MNQSIPSTVSSSPTTDTMDASPLLGRNRRNRPRSSQPIRGAASRLLRRASNRRMMLREPSVRVREVAAEQLEERQSQWAYSKPIIVLDILWNFLFVIVSIAILGFSSDEDPDVPLRLWIIGYNVQCLFHVGCVIAEYKRRRVANSPPPSGEDSSNHESLSGSEDESDGYSINNTDDDDHGTSFTKHLESANTMFSFVWWIIGFYWVTADTEALAQSSPQLYWLCVAFLAFDVMFVVICVAVASLIGIAVCCCLPCIIAILYALADQEGAPDEEIERLLKFKFLTVKNSEKVNGEIRETQGGIMTGLDTESQTERMLLSEDAECSICLCAYEDGVELRELPCRHHFHSLCVDKWLRINATCPLCKFNILKNGEPSGSEQV, from the exons ATGAATCAATCGATCCCTTCTACcgtatcttcttctccgacgaCTGATACGATGGACGCTTCGCCGCTTCTTGGCCGGAACAGACGTAACCGCCCACGGTCCTCTCAGCCGATTCGTGGCGCGGCGTCGAGACTTCTCCGCCGTGCTAGCAACCGCCGGATGATGCTCCGTGAGCCCTCCGTTCGAGTCCGTGAGGTGGCGGCTGAGCAGCTTGAGGAACGGCAGAGTCAATGGGCTTACTCTAAACCCATTATAGTTCTCGATATACTTTGGAATTTCCTATTTGTGATTGTTTCAATCGCGATTCTAGGGTTTAGTTCTGATGAAGATCCTGATGTTCCTCTTAGGTTGTGGATCATTGGGTATAATGTTCAGTGTTTGTTTCATGTTGGATGTGTCATTGCTGAGTATAAACGTCGCCGTGTTGCTAATTCTCCTCCTCCTAGTGGTGAAGATTCCTCCAATCACGAGTCTCTTAGCGGAAGTGAAGATGAATCTGATGGCTATAGCATTAACAacactgatgatgatgaccatGGAACTAG TTTCACTAAGCACCTTGAATCTGCGAATACCATGTTCTCTTTTGTGTGGTGGATCATCGGGTTTTACTGGGTGACGGCTGATACCGAGGCACTAGCTCAATCTTCGCCACAACTCTACTG GCTCTGTGTTGCATTCCTTGCGTTTGATGTTATGTTTGTTGTCATTTGCGTAGCGGTTGCTAGTCTTATTGGTATTGCTGTTTGTTGCTGTTTACCTTGCATCATTGCGATCTTGTACGCATTAGCAGATCAG GAAGGTGCACCGGATGAAGAGATAGagaggcttttaaaattcaagTTTCTCACAGTAAAGAATTCTGAGAAAGTGAATGGCGAAATACGGGAAACTCAAGGAGGGATAATGACTGGATTAGATACCGAGTCTCAAACCGAACGTATGTTATTAAGCGAAGATGCT GAATGCAGCATTTGTCTATGTGCTTATGAAGATGGAGTAGAACTAAGGGAGCTTCCTTGTAGACACCATTTTCACAGTTTATGTGTAGACAAATGGCTAAGGATCAACGCTACTTGCCCTCTCTGCAAATTCAATATCCTCAAAAATGGTGAACCTAGTGGCAGTGAACAAGTGTGA